In a single window of the Atlantibacter hermannii genome:
- a CDS encoding PUA domain (predicted RNA-binding domain) — protein sequence MNNQIRSLVDTGALFVSNHSGGKDSQAMLIKLLDIVPTQQLVVVHASLGVMEWPGALELAQQQAADAGLPFIVARARKTLLEMVARRFENRPEVPSWPSASTRQCTSDLKRGPIQREVRAYAKANGFKVIVNCLGLRAQESPGRAKRQTFRKNETDSNSVLTWYEWLPIHELKADEVFANIRAAGQEPHYAYSLGNERLSCVFCIMASRNDLKNGATHHPELLEQYAELEVRTGYTMHMNRIPIRELAA from the coding sequence ATGAACAATCAAATACGCTCACTGGTCGACACTGGCGCGCTGTTCGTGTCCAACCACTCCGGAGGGAAAGATAGTCAGGCGATGCTCATAAAGTTGCTTGATATCGTCCCGACCCAGCAGCTCGTCGTCGTGCATGCTTCGCTGGGTGTAATGGAATGGCCAGGCGCATTGGAGTTGGCGCAGCAACAGGCCGCAGACGCTGGGTTGCCGTTTATCGTGGCGCGGGCGCGAAAGACTCTGCTTGAGATGGTGGCTCGTCGCTTTGAGAACCGCCCGGAGGTGCCGAGCTGGCCATCTGCCAGCACCAGGCAATGCACCAGTGACCTGAAACGTGGGCCTATCCAGCGCGAGGTTCGGGCGTATGCCAAGGCCAACGGGTTCAAGGTCATCGTCAATTGCCTCGGGCTGCGGGCTCAGGAGTCGCCTGGTCGCGCCAAGCGGCAGACGTTCCGCAAGAACGAGACGGATTCCAACTCAGTGCTGACCTGGTACGAGTGGCTTCCGATTCACGAGCTGAAAGCCGATGAGGTGTTCGCCAACATTCGCGCAGCCGGGCAGGAGCCGCATTACGCCTATTCGCTTGGCAATGAGCGCCTGAGCTGCGTGTTCTGCATCATGGCAAGCCGCAATGACCTGAAGAACGGCGCAACGCATCACCCAGAGCTGCTTGAGCAGTATGCGGAGCTGGAGGTCAGGACTGGCTACACGATGCACATGAACAGAATTCCTATTAGGGAGTTAGCAGCGTGA